GGCGAAGGTCACACCCGCGGGGGAGCGGTCGAGCCGCGCGGGGTGAGGGTCGGGGTGGGCACAGGATGTGATCCCGGCCCCTCGCCCATGATTACTCCGAACAGGGTCCGGGCCGCCTCCGCGCCGAATCCGTGCACGTCATGGCTCATCGCGGACAGCGTGGGATGGGTCAGCCGGCACAGCTGGGAGTCGTCCCAGGCGAGCAGCGAGACGTCGCCGGGCACGGAGAGCCCCATCTCGGCGGCGACCGAGAGACCGGCCACCGCCATGATGTCGTTGTCGTACACGATCGCCGTGGGCCGGTCCGCCGCGTCGGCGGCCAGCATGGACCGCGTCGCCCGCGCCCCCGCCTCCCCCGAGTAGTCGGTCGTCACCTGCCACGCCCCGGCCAGCTCCAGCGTCCGCGCCGCCTCGTCGAAGGCGGCCGTACGCGCCGCGGTGTGCCCCAGCGCGGCCGCACCCCCGACCCGGGCGATCCGCCGGTGCCCGAGCGCCGCCAGATACCGCACCGCCTCCGTCACGGCGGTGGCGTCGTCGGTCCACACGGACGTCAGGCTCCCGGTGAGCGAGGGATGCCCGACCGCGACCACCGGCAGCCCGAGCCGCTCGGCCGTCTCCACCCGAGGGTCGTCGGGCCGGAAGTCGACGAGGATCGCGCCGCCGATCTGCCGCCCCCGCCACCACGACTCCTGGATCCCGACCTCCTCCTCCACGTTCCGCACCAGACGCAGCAGCAGGGAGCACGAGTGCTCGGTCAGCACGCTCTCCACGCCGGAGATGAACTCCATGTAGAAGGGCTCCAGGCCCAGCAGCCGCGCCGGCCGGCAGATCGCGAGGCCCACCACGTCCACCCGCGACCCGGCCAGCGTCCGCGCGGTGAGGTTCGGCGCCCAGCCCAGCTCCCGCGCGGCCTTGAAGATCCGGTCCCGGGTCGTCTCCGCCAACCCCGGCTTGTGGTTGAACGCGAGCGACACGGCACCCTTGGACACGCCGGCACGCGCGGCGACGTCCTTGATGGTGACGCGGGAAGCCGGTTGGGCTGTCATCGGCTGGGCTCCAGGCAGTACAGGGCGGATCGGGCGGCGTCCGGATCAGGAGTCTTCCAGCCGCTGACCCCGATGGTCACCTGTTCGCCGGGCAGCAGCGTCACCAGCCCCCGGTCGGCCCGCGCCTCCGGGTCCAGCCGGTCGGCCTGGAGGAGCAGATCCCGTACGAGACTCCGGGCCGTCACGGTCACCGAGCCCGGCGCGACCGAGACGTCGAAATCCGGCCGCGGGTAGGGGATCTCGCGGTCCGGCACCGGAAAGCGCAGCGCCCGCAGCCCGTCCGCGTCCGCGACCAGGAACTCCTTCGCGCCGACCGGCTCCAGCTCCCCCGGCAGGTCGACGCGCGCCACGGTCCGTGCCCCGGCGGTGAACTCCACACTCGCCTCGCCGATCACCGCCCCCTCGACCGACATCCGCCGCAGCCGCACCGCACCCGCCCACACGTCAGGGCCCTGGTTGACGGCGGCCACGGCTCGCCCCTGAACCGTCAGCAACCGGTCCGCGTAAAGCCTCCGCAGCTCGTGATAGAGCGGCTTCTCCCGCCCGTCCCCGTCGATCGCCGCCCACGACGTCACCGGCCAGCAATCGTTGAGCTGCCACACGACCGTCCCCGCGCACACCGGCCAGTGGGACCGCCAGTGCTCGATCCCGGTGGCCACGGCCCGCGCCTGGTTGACCTGCGTGAGGTAGTGCCACCGGTCGAAGTCCCCCTCGGGAAAGACGAAGTGGCGCTCCAGCCCGCGCCGCAGCTTCCCGTTCCCGTCGTCGGCCTTCTGGTGGTGCAGCATCCCGGGGGAGTCCGGCACCAGCTCCTCACCCGGCAGCGCCCGCCGCAGCGTCGCGTGGGCTGGCGGCGCCTGCCACCCGAACTCGGCCATGAACCGCGGTACTTCACGCCGGTACTCCGCGTAGTCCTCCCGGTTCCACACCTCCCACGAGTGCCGCGTCCCGTGCGCCGGATCGTTCGGATGCCGCTCCCACGACCCGGACCACGGACTCCCCGCCGTGTACGCCCGCGTCGGATCCAACTCGGCCACCACCCGCGGCAGTACGCCCAGGTAGTACCCCTCGCCCCAGGAGTCCCCGGCGAGGCGTTCCTCCCAGCCCCAGTCCCTGAACCCCCACAGGTTCTCGTTGTTGCCGTTCCACAGCACCAGCGAGGGATGCGGCATCAGCCGTACGACGTTCTCCCGCGCCTCGGCCTCCACCTCGCCCCGCAGCGGCTGCTCCTCGGGATAGGCCGCGCACGCGAACGGGAAGTCCTGCCAGACCAGCAGCCCCAACTCGTCGCAGGTGTCGTAGAAGTCCGAGCTCTCGTAGATCCCGCCGCCCCAGATCCTGACGAGATCGACGCCCGCCCCGGCGGCCTGCGCCAGCCGCTCCCGATACCGCTCCCGCGTGATCCGCGACGGGAACACGTCGTCCGGGATCCAGTTGACGCCCCGCGCGAAGAGCCGCTCACCGTTGACGACGAAGGTGAAACCGGTGCCGTGCTCATCGGCCGACCGGTCCAGCTCCACCGTGCGGAAACCGACCCGCCGCCGCCACACATCCAGCACGTCGTCACCGTGCAGCAAGGTCAACTCGACGTCGTACAAAGGCTGTTCGCCATACCCGCGCGGCCACCACAGCCGCACGTCGGGCACGTCGAGCCGTACGACCCCACTCGCCCCGTCGAGGGAAGCGCGCACCCGCACCCCGCCCACCGTCGCCTGGACGGCGAGCGACGCCTCGACCCGGGTCCGCTCGACCTCGACGGCCAACTCCACGATCCCCAGGCCCTGTTCGGCGTCAACGGTCACCAGTGGCCGCACCCGCGCGATCCGGGCCGTCGACCAGTGCTCCAGCCGCGCCGGCCGCCAGATCCCGGCCGTCACCAGGGTCGGCCCCCAGTCCCAGCCGAAGGAGCAGGCCATCTTGCGGATGTACTGGAAGGGCTCCTGATACGCGGCCGGCCGCTCCCCGAGCTTGCCGCGCACCGCCTCGGCCTCGGCGTAGGCGGAGGCGAACCGCACCGACAGCCGTCCTTCCAGGCCGGTCACATCGAAGCGGTACGAGCGGTGCATGTTCCGAGTCCGCCCCAACAGCCGCCCGTCCAGACGGACTTCGGCGGCGGTGTCGAGGCCCTCGAAGACGAGGTCGGTCTGCTCGTGGGCCGAGTGTCCCGAGCCGGCCCGCAGCCGCGTCTCGTACGTCCACTCCCGCCGCCCCACCCAGGCCACCTCGGTCTCGTTGCGCCCGAGAAAGGGGTCCGGGATCACCCCCGCGGCCAGCAGGTCGGTGTGCACGCAGCCCGGCACCGCGGCGGGGAGTTCGCTCCCCTCGTGCAGCAGGATCCATCCCTCGCCGAGCGGTGTGTCCTGACGCATGCGCACTCCCTAAACCGATCAAGTCCAGTTGCCGAGAAGCGATGGAAACAGTTTGGCATCGTTGGCGAGATAGGGACTTTACCGGTTAAGAAAACGTTGTCAGAGTTCGGAACCAGCCAACCCGCTCGTGCTCGTCCGTCCCAAGAACGGAGCTGACGCACATGAACCGCCGTACAGTCCTGGCCCTCGCCGTGGGAGCCGCCCTGCTCATCCCGGGGTGCACCGGCACCGGGGGTTCCACGAAAGGCGCCGACGCCAAGGCAGCCGACGACCCGTCGAAGGTCAGCGGAACCATCAAAGTCCTCACCGTGCGGACCGACCTCGTGCAGGACGGCACGATGAAGAAGTACGCCGCCGAGTTCAACAAGACCTACCCGAAGGTCAAGGTCGAGTTCGAGGCCCTCACCAACTACGAGGCCGAAGTCAAGATCCGTATGAACACGGAGAACTACGGCGACGTCCTGCTGATCCCCGCGGTCATCAAGAAGGCCGACTACCCGAAGTTCTTCGCCTCGCTCGGCACCCAGGCCGAGCGCGGCAAGAAGTACCGCTTCACCGACTTCACCACCGTCAACGGCAAGGTCTACGGCCAGAGCCCGGTCGGTGTGATGCCCGGGTTCGTCTACAACAAGCGCGTCTGGAAGGAGGCCGGGATCACCGAATGGCCCACCACCCCGGCCGAGTTCCTCGAAAGCCTCAAGGCCATCAAGTCCAGGACCGACGCCATCCCGTACTACACCAACTTCTCGGCCGGCTGGACGCTCACCTCGTGGACGTACGTCGACGGCGCCGTCCACTGCGACCCGCAGGCGACCACGAAACTGGCCGAGGGCGACCCGTGGGCGAAGGGCGCCGACCTGCGCGTCGGCGACACCCTGCTCCACGACATCGTGAAGTCGGGCCTCATCGAGAAGGACCCCACGACGAGCAACTGGGAGGAGTCCAAGCCCCGGACCGCGAAGGGCGAGATCGCGACACAGTGGCTGGGCACCTGGGCCATCGTCCAGTTCCAGGACGCCGCCAAGAAGGCCGGGGCCAACCCTGACGACATCGGCTTCATGCCCTTCCCGTCGCAGACGAACGGCAAGTTCTGCGCGACCGTCGCCCCGGACTACAACCAGGCCGTCAACGTCCACTCGAAGCACAAGGAAGCGGCCCGCGCCTGGATCGACTGGTTCACCGACAAGTCGAGCTACGTCGAGGACAACCTGGCCATCTCCCCGCTCAAGGACGCCCCCATGCCCGAGGTCCTCAAGCCGTACGAGGAGGCGGGCGTCGAGCTCATCGAGGTGGACGACGCCAAGGGCGCCGAGGTCAAGCAGATCGACAACACCTCGGAGGTCGGCATCTACGCCCCCGAGTACCGCCAGAACCTGGTCGACCTGGCCCGGGGCGCCCGCAAGGGCAGCCTCGACGACTTCCTCGCCGACCTCAGCGAGCGCTGGACGGACGCCCAGAAGACCGCGGGGTCCTGACCGATGACGGACACCACTCACAAGGCGGCGGAGAAGACCGCCACGGGGGCGGCACCGGCCGTCCCCGTCCCGGCCCCCGCCGCCCGCAAGCACCGGGTGTGGCGCGGGGTCACCCCGTGGCTCTTCCTCCTGGCCCCGCTCGCGCTGCTGGTCACCTTCACCTACGCGCCGATCGCCAACATGGTGGCGTACAGCCTCACCGACTGGGACGGCGTGAGTCCCGAACTGCACTACACGGGCGTCGGGAACTACGAGGAGATCTTCACCCGTCCGGAACTCTTCGAGGTCTTCTGGGTCAGCGGCTACTACCTGGCCGCCTCCGCCCTGCAGATCGTCGCCGCGCTCTACTTCGCGACGATCCTGAGCTTCAACATCCGCTTCCGGAACTTCTTCAAGGGCGTGCTGTTCTTCCCGTATCTGATCAACGGGGTGGCGATTGGCTTCGTCTTCCTGTACTTCTTCCAGGACGGCGGCACCCTCGACTCGGTCCTGAGCCTCTTCGGAGTGACGACCGACCACGCCTGGCTCGGCACCCCGGTCTCCGCGAACACCTCGCTCGCCGGCGTCTCGATGTGGCGCTATCTGGGCCTGAACTTCGTCCTGTTCCTGGGTGCGATCCAGTCGATCCCGGGGGAGCTGTACGAGGCGGCCGAACTGGACGGCGCGAACCGCTGGCACCAGTTCCGCTACATCATCGCGCCGGGCATCAAACCGGTGCTGACGCTGACGGTCATCCTCTCGATCTCCGGCTCGCTCTCGGCCTTCGAGATCCCCTACATCATGACCGGCGGCGCCACCGGTACCGAGACCTTCGTGATCCAGACGGTGAACCTGGCCTTCCGCTTCAACAAGACGGGCCTCGCCTCGGCCGCCGCGGTGGTCCTGCTGCTGATCATCCTGCTGGTGACCTGGGTCCAGCGGCGTCTGGTGCCCGACGACAAGGTGGATCTCGTATGACACGCCACGCGGTGTCCCGCACCCTCGTGTACCTGTCCCTGATCGCCGCGACCGTGGTGGTCCTGCTCCCGCTGGTCGTCGTCCTCCTGACCTCCCTCAAGTCGGAGACGGAGATGGCGAACTCGAGCGGCGCCCTGGACCTCCCCGACAACCTGCTGAACTTCGGCAACTACGCGTCGGCGTTCCGCGACGGCGAGATGCTCTCCGCCTTCGCCAACACGGCGGTCATCCTGCTGGTCTCGATCGGCGGCACGGTCCTCATCGGCTCGATGACCGCGTACGCCATCGACCGCTTCACCTTCCGCTTCCGCAAGCTGGTGGTGGCGCTCTTCCTCGTCGCCGCGCTGGTCCCCGGCGTCACGACCCAGGTGGCGACCTTCCAGATCGTCAACAGCTTCGGCATGTTCGACACCCTGTGGGCGCCGATCGCGCTCTACATGGGCACCGACATCGTCTCGATCTACATCTTCCTGCAGTTCGTCCGGTCGATCCCGATCTCCCTGGACGAGTCGGCCCGCCTGGACGGGGCCAACACGTTCACCATCTACTGGCGGATCATCTTCCCGCTGCTGAAGCCCGCGATCGCGACGGTGGTGATCGTGAAGGGGATCACCGTATACAACGACTTCTACATCCCCTTCCTCTATATGCCGTCGGAAGATCTTGGCGTGATCTCGACGTCCCTCTTCCGCTTCCGAGGCCCCTACGCGGCGCACTGGGAGGTCATCTCGGCGGGAGCGGTGCTGGTGATCCTCCCGACGCTGGTGGTGTTCCTGAGCCTGCAACGCTTCATCTACAACGGCTTCATGCGAGGAGCGACGAGGTGACGCGCCCCGAAAGGGGCGCGCGGAACTAGGCGGACAAGGCACTCACGAGAACCGGAGTGACAAGCTCCACCTGCCAGGGCCGAGCCCCGTACCCCGCGAGCGCCGCCCCCACGGACTCCGCGTCGACACCCTTCGGCGGCTCCCAGCAGACCCGCCGGACCGTGTCCGGAGTGATCAGGTTCTCCTGGGGCATGTTGAGCCGCTCGGCCAGCGCGGAAACCCCGGCGCGGGCCGCGGACAACCGGGCCGCGGCGGCGGGGTCCTTGTCGGCCCAGGCGCGTGGCGGCGGCGGCCCGGTGACCGGCTGCCCGGGCGCGGGCAACTGCGTCTCGGGCAGCCCCTTGGCCCGATCCACGGCCGCCTGCCACTGCTCCAGCTGCCGCCGCCCCATCCGCTGTCCGTACCCGTTCAGCGCGGCGAGGGCCTGGGCGTCGGCCGGCAGCGCCAACGCCGCCTCCACGATGGCCAGGTCGGACAGCACCTTGCCCGGCGACACGTCCCGCCGCTGGGCGATCCGGTCGCGCGTCTGCCAGAGCTCCCGCACCACGGCCAGCTGCCGGCGCCGCCGCACCTTGTGCATCCCGGACGTCCGGCGCCAGGGATCCTTGCGCGGCTCGGCAGGCGGCGCGGCGGCGATCGCGTCGAACTCCTGTCGCGCCCACTCCAGCTTCCCCTGCCGGTCCAGCTCCTTCTCCAGCGCGTCCCGCAGGTCGACGAGGAGCTCCACGTCCAGCGCCGCGTAGCGCAGCCACGGCTCGGGCAGCGGACGGGTCGACCAGTCGACGGCGGAGTGTCCCTTTTCGAGTACGAAGCCCAGGACGCCCTCGACCATCGCGCCGAGGCCGACCCGGGGGAACCCGGCGAGCCGTCCGGCGAGCTCGGTGTCGAAGAGGGAGGTGGGCACCATGCCTATCTCGCGCAGACACGGCAGGTCCTGTGTGGCGGCGTGCAGCACCCACTCCACCCCGGAGAGCGCCTCGCCGAGCCCGGACAGGTCGGGACAGGCCACGGGGTCGATCAGCGCGCTCCCCGCGCCCTCGCGGCGCAGCTGGACCAGGTAGGCACGCTGTCCGTAGCGATAGCCGGACGCGCGTTCGGCGTCGACGGCGACGGGTCCGGAGCCGGCCGCGAACGCGGCGATCACCCGGGCGAGGCTGTCCTCGTCGGCGACCACGGGCGGGATGCCCTCGCGCGGTTCGAGCAAAGGAATCGGCTCTGGACCCGGTTCGGGTTCGGGCGCCCCCGTAACAGAAGATCCGCCGTCGTCCGGAGGGGCGCCTCCGGTGGTTCGCAGTGAGCTGTCTGCTGCGGTCTCTTGGGCGTCGGTCACCTGTCAAGGGTATCTGTGTATGGACAGCGCCCGCCGACGGAACGTTCCGTCGACGGGCGCTTGAGGGTCGTAAACCAGTCAGGTCGGTGAATCCCTCGGGTTCACGACCGATCGGGGGCGTGTCCCGGATCCAGGACTGATCCGGTTCACGTCCGTGAAGGGTGGAAGGTCAGTGGATGATGCCCGTCCGCAGGGCCACCGCGACCATGCCGGCGCGGTCGCCGGTGCCCAGCTTGCGGGCGATACGGGCGAGGTGGCTCTTGACGGTCAGCGCGGACAGGCCCATCGAGACGCCGATGGCCTTGTTGGACTGGCCCTCCGCGACCAGTCGCAGCACCTCGACCTCGCGGCCGGAGAGCTCGCGGTAACCGCCCGGGTGGCTCGGGGCACCCGGGGGGCGGCGGTGCATTCCGGCGGCGCGGGAGCCGATGGGCGCGGCGCCCGGTCGGGTGGGGAGCCCGACGTTGGTACGGGTGCCGGTGACGACGTAGCCCTTGACGCCGCCCGCGAGGGCGTTGCGCACGGCGCCGATGTCGTCGGCCGCGGAGAGGGCGAGGCCGTTGGGCCAGCCCGCGGCGCGGGTCTCGGACAGGAGGGTCAGGCCGGATCCGTCGGGCAGGTGGACGTCGGCGACGCAGATGTCACGGGGGTTGCCGATACGGGGACGGGCCTCGGCGACGGACGAGGCCTCGATGACATCGCGGACACCGAGCGCCCAGAGGTGGCGGGTGACGGTGGAGCGGACGCGCGGGTCGGCCGCCACCACCATCGCGGTCGGCTTGTTCGGGCGGTAGGCGACCAGGCTTGCGGGCTGCTCGAGGAGAACGGACACCAGGCCTCCTGGGGTGGGGGACGGCTGTGAGGTCACAGACGTCTTCGGCATCAAACCCGTAGGCCTTTAGAGAAAGATCACGATCTAGTGAGTAACAATCCGTGCAATTCGGACACGCGGTCGATCGTTCGGTGAACGAATCGGTTCGTTCGAGGGCTCGTTCGCGACTGAAAGTGGCCGTATCGACAAAGTGATGTCAAAGAGGACGTCAAAAGGCGACGCGAAGACCGTGCCGATGGGGGTGGTGTCAGCGGGACTGCGGTCCCCGCCGCTGCGGCAGCGTCACCACCGACGCGTCGCCCGGGCCGGCCGGCGGCAGGCCCGCGACCTGGGCCAGCAGATCGCACCAGGCCGTCAGGTGACCCGCCGTGTCCGGTACGCCGCCCAGGCCCTCACGAGGCGTCCAGGACGCCCGGATCTCGATCTGGGAGGCGGGCGGACGCTCGGCGAGGCCCCCGAAGTAGTGGGAGCTCGCACGCGTGACCGTGCCGCTCGGCTCACCGCACGCCAGCCCGCGCGCCTGGAGCGCACCCGTCAGCCACGACCAGCACACGTCGGGCAGCAGCGGGTCCGCCGCCATCTCCGGCTCCAGCTCCGCCCGCACCAGCGTCACCAGCCGGAACGTGCCCCGCCAGGCGTCATGACCGTCCGGGTCGTGCAGCAGCACCAGCCGGCCGTCGGCCAGATCCTGGTCGCCGTCGACGACCGCGGCCTCCAGCGCGTACGCGAAGGGCGCGAGCCGCTGCGGCGCGCGCGTCGGCTCCACCTCGATCTGCGGCCGGAGCCGGGCCGCCCTCAGTGCATCGACGGCGGCCCGGAAGAGTGGCGGAGCGTCACTGCTCGCATTCCGGTCCCCCTCCTTCGCGTCGTCCATTCCGCCAGCGCCGTCCGACAGTCGTCCCTGAGCCGCAGCCATGCGGGAAGATTAGGGGAACCATGGCTCGGCGCGGGCCAGACACCCCGGGGCCCGCCACGGGGGCCCTCGCGGATGCCGACCGGCGTGGAGAACCGCCCTTGCCACCGTGCGAGACTTTCCCCGTGAGTGCCAACGAGAGCCAGCCGCCGACCGCCACGTACGATTCCGCCTTTCTCAAGGCCTGCAGGCGCGAGCCCGTGCCGCACACCCCGGTGTGGTTCATGCGGCAGGCCGGGCGCTCACTGCCGGAGTACCGCAAGGTCCGCGAGGGCGTCGGCATGCTCGAGTCCTGCATGCGGCCCGAGCTGGTCACCGAGATCACCCTCCAGCCGGTGCGCCGGCACGACGTGGACGCGGCGATCTACTTCAGCGACATCGTCGTCCCGCTCAAGGCCATCGGCATCGACCTCGACATCAAGCCCGGCGTCGGCCCGGTCGTCGAGAAGCCGATCCGCACCCGCGCCGACCTGGCCCAGCTGCGTGACCTCACCCCCGAGGACGTCTCCTACGTCACCGAGGCGATCGGCCTGCTGACCCGCGAACTCGGCGCCACCCCGCTGATCGGTTTCGCGGGCGCGCCTTTCACCCTTGCGAGTTACCTCGTCGAGGGCGGCCCGTCGCGGACGTACGAGAACGCCAAGGCGATGATGTACGGCGACCCCGAGCTCTGGGCCGACCTGCTCGACCGTCTCGCGGAGATCACGGCCGCCTTCCTGAAGGTGCAGATCGAGGCGGGCGCCTCGGCGGTCCAGCTGTTCGACTCGTGGGCCGGCGCCCTCGCCCCGGTGGACTACCGCCGCTCGGTGATGCCCGCCTCCGCCAAGGTCTTCGACGCGGTCGCCGGGTACGGCGTGCCGCGCATCCACTTCGGTGTCGGCACCGGTGAGCTCCTCGGGCTGATGGGCGAGGCCGGCGCGGACGTCGTCGGCGTCGACTGGCGCGTCCCGCTCGACGAGGCGGTCCGCCGGGTCGGCCCCGGCAAGGCGCTCCAGGGCAACCTCGACCCGACCGTCCTGTTCGCCGGCACCGAGGCCGTCGAGGCCAAGACCCGTGAGGTGCTGGAGACGGCGAAGGACCTCGAGGGCCATGTCTTCAACCTCGGCCACGGTGTCATGCCGTCCACCGACCCGGACGCGCTGACCCGGCTCGTGGAGTACGTCCACACGCGGACCGCCCACTGACCTACCAGGTGTGCCGGGGCCGTGCCTTCCTGCCGAACAGCAGACCGCGCGGTTCCGGCGGCGCAGGCGTGCCCGCCTTGAGCGGCCAGGCGAGCAGCATGCCCGCGAGGAAGCCCACGACGTGCGCCGCATACGCCACCGTCCCGGCGTCGGAGACGCCCTCGCCGGACGAGTACACCGCCTGCAGCACGAACCAGAAGCCCAGCACCAGCCAGGCCGGCAGCCGGAGCGGCAGGAAGACCAGGAACGGCACCAGCACCCACACCCTGGCCTTCGGATACAGCACCAGATAGGCGCCGAGCACCCCGGCGATGGCCCCGGACGCGCCGATCAGAGGGTCGCCCGAGTCGTCGTTGAGCAGCGCGAAGCCGTACGACGCCGCGTAGCCGCAGACGACGTAGAACAGCGCGAACCGCACATGGCCCATGCGGTCCTCGACGTTGTTGCCGAAGATCAGCAGGAAGAGCATGTTGCCCAGCAGGTGCAGCCAGCCGCCGTGCAGGAACATCGCGGTGAACACGGATTGCACGGGTGACTTGTCGTACGCCGGCGGGCCGACCGCGCAGCCCGCGCCGCCCGGACTCACGCCACCGGTGGGGACCATCCGCGGCAGCTGATGGTGGATCAACTCCTGGGGCACGGCGGCGTAGTGATCGAGGAACGCCTGCAGATGGCAGAGCTGGGACAGACCGCTGTCGCCCGCCACGGAGCCGGCGAGGCCGGGCATGTACAGGAAGACCAGTACGTTCGCGGCGATGAGCGCGTACGTCACCACGGGGGTGCGACGCACCGGGTTCACGTCATGGACGGGGATGACCACAAGGAAGTACTGCCCCCGATGTGGTCCGCGAATCGGTGCCGTGTCTTGAACGCGGGCACGCACGCGTGCGTATGACTCCTCAACCGTCCGCGGCACGGGGAAGGCGGGTCGCGGGGTGAACGTGAGGAACAGGCGATGAACGACCGAGTTACCCCTCCGATACACGCACTGCCGGACGGCGAGGCGGAAGTGGCCGTCGTGCTGCGGCTGCCCTGGGAAGACGTGGCCCGGCTGGGCCAGGACGCGGGGCGGCTCGCCTCGCAGATGCAGCGACCCGTGACCCTCGACGAGGCGGTGAGCCACCGGCTGCGGTCGACCCGGCCCGCGGCCCACGCGAAACCGGCGGGGGAGCAGCCGCCGGCGGTGGCCGCCCCGAGCGCCTCCGTCTCGTCCCTGCCGCCCCGTCCCGCCGCCGACCAGGCCCGCCAGGCCATCGAGAGGATCAACGGCTCGGCATAACCGTCAGGAGGCCCGCACTTTCAGCGCGGCCTTGCGGGCCGCCACCAGTACCGGGTCCCACACCGGGCTGAACGGTGGGGCGTAGCCCAGGTCCAGGGCTGTCATCGCCTCCACCGTCATCCCGGCCGTCAAGGCGACCGCCGCGATGTCGACCCGCTTGGCCGCGCCCTCCCTCCCGACGATCTGCACACCGAGGAGCCGCCCCGTGCGGCGCTCGGCGAGCATCTTGACCGTCATGGGGGAGGCGCCGGGGTAGTAGCCCGCGCGGGACGTGGACTCGACGGTGACCGTCTCGAACCGGAGCCCCGCCCGGCGCGCGTCCTTCTCCCGCAGACCCGTGCGGGCGATCTCCAGGTCGCAGACCTTGCTCACGGCCGTGCCGACCACGCCCGGGAAGGTCGCGTAGCCGCCGCCCACGTTCGCGCCGATGACCTGGCCGTGCTTGTTGGCGTGGGTGCCGAGCGCGACGTGCCGTTCCTGTCCGGAGACCAGGTCCAGGACCTCCACGCAGTCGCCGCCCGCCCAGATGTTCTCGTGGCCGCGCACCCGCATGGCCAGGTCGGTCAGCAGCCCGTCGTGCTGCCCCACGGGCAGCCCCGCTGCCTTGGCCAGCGAGGTCTCAGGGCGTACGCCGATGCCCAGCACCACCACGTCCGCCGGATACTCCGCGTCCTGCGTGGCCACCGCGCGCACCCGGCCGTCGTCGCCGGTCAGGACCTTGGTGACCTCGGCGTCGTTGACCATGGTGATCCCCATGCCCTCCATCGCCTCGTGCACCAGGCGGCCCATGTCCGCGTCGAGCGTGGACATCGGCTCGCTGCCGCGGTTGACGACGGTCACCTCGTAGCCGCGGTTGATGAGGGCCTCGGCCATCTCGACCCCGATGTACCCGGCGCCGACCACCACCGCGTCGCGGCCACGCGTGCGTGCCAGCGTGTCCAGCAGGGCCTGGCCGTCGTCCAGGGTCTGCACACCGTGGACGCCCGGTGCGTCGGCCCCCGGCATCTGGGGGCGGATGGGGCGGGCGCCGGTCGCGATCACGAGTTTGTCGTACGACGTCCAGGACTCGGCCCCCGAATCGAGGTCACGCGCGCGTACCCGCTGCCCGGCCACGTCGATCTCCGTGACCTCCGTGCGCATGCGCAGATCGATGTCACGGGCCCGGTGCTCCTCGGGCGTACGCGCGATCAGCTGATCGCGCTCCTCGACGTCGCCGCCCACCCAGTACGGGATGCCGCAGGCCGAGTACGAGGTGAAGTGGCCCCGCTCGAACGCCACGATCTCCAGTTCCCCGGGCCCCTTCAGCCGACGCGCCTGCGACGCCGCGGACATTCCCGCGGCGTCACCGCCGATCACGACCAGCCGTTCGCTCGCAGCGCTCATGTTCATGCGAACACGCTACGTGGGCAGGGCATTTCAGTCCTGCTCGCCCTGCTGCTCGGTGCGTCCGGGCTGCGGTGCCGGGCGGGCCGTCGGCAGGGGACCCAGGGTGCTCAACGCGCCCGCCGGGGTCGGGCGGCGGGGCAGCCGGGGGCGTACCCAGCGCAGCCAGATCAGGAGGATCAGGGCCAGTACCGCGGCGAAGGGCAGCACCGCGGCCACGGCGACCACGATCCAGCGCAGCATCGACACGAACGCGCCCCAGCCGCCCGCCAGCGCGTCCAGGACCCCCGGGTCGTCGTCCTCG
Above is a window of Streptomyces sp. NBC_00490 DNA encoding:
- a CDS encoding FAD-dependent oxidoreductase, translated to MNMSAASERLVVIGGDAAGMSAASQARRLKGPGELEIVAFERGHFTSYSACGIPYWVGGDVEERDQLIARTPEEHRARDIDLRMRTEVTEIDVAGQRVRARDLDSGAESWTSYDKLVIATGARPIRPQMPGADAPGVHGVQTLDDGQALLDTLARTRGRDAVVVGAGYIGVEMAEALINRGYEVTVVNRGSEPMSTLDADMGRLVHEAMEGMGITMVNDAEVTKVLTGDDGRVRAVATQDAEYPADVVVLGIGVRPETSLAKAAGLPVGQHDGLLTDLAMRVRGHENIWAGGDCVEVLDLVSGQERHVALGTHANKHGQVIGANVGGGYATFPGVVGTAVSKVCDLEIARTGLREKDARRAGLRFETVTVESTSRAGYYPGASPMTVKMLAERRTGRLLGVQIVGREGAAKRVDIAAVALTAGMTVEAMTALDLGYAPPFSPVWDPVLVAARKAALKVRAS